A window from Spirochaetota bacterium encodes these proteins:
- the flgA gene encoding flagellar basal body P-ring formation chaperone FlgA, with protein MRRLCLIIILTIIPAYVFALTLTLRQHISVSGDVRLLDAFHSDGDIANPVLMPRPTTTTTVTLAFLLAQVNRELSGIDLDAVGSRIVISPGASRASGSETPPAAASAAPRSISTGTDMPTRDDANTTDTDPWRAFVADKLLDAIVPGGAKKSEFRVKFLYKLPVITMRNDNTLSFVFGQGKMVGTQRIRVDVLSRDGKRENWFETLVEVYTVKTVLTAKAYIDKNTAMTSDLCEAREYRSDRIPADSVTDAAELANRMTKYYIKRDNIVRRFHLADTIAVHKGDTVDVHMNDGAIMLSVKATALADAGENMRVKLMNPTTKREFAGIVRKGIVYVSR; from the coding sequence ATGCGTCGGCTTTGCCTTATCATCATTCTCACGATAATACCAGCATACGTTTTTGCGCTCACGCTCACGCTCAGGCAGCATATCTCCGTTTCCGGCGATGTCAGACTTCTCGATGCATTCCATTCCGACGGCGACATCGCGAACCCGGTGCTCATGCCGAGGCCGACGACAACGACGACGGTAACACTTGCATTCCTGCTTGCACAGGTCAATCGCGAGCTTTCCGGCATCGACCTTGATGCGGTCGGGTCCCGTATCGTGATCTCACCCGGTGCATCACGAGCCTCAGGGTCCGAGACGCCGCCCGCAGCAGCTTCCGCCGCACCCCGCAGCATATCGACAGGAACGGATATGCCGACGCGTGACGATGCGAACACAACAGATACCGATCCCTGGAGAGCATTCGTTGCCGATAAACTCCTCGATGCTATCGTCCCGGGTGGCGCGAAGAAAAGCGAGTTCCGCGTCAAATTCCTCTATAAGCTCCCCGTGATAACGATGCGCAACGATAATACGCTCTCGTTCGTGTTCGGTCAGGGAAAAATGGTCGGCACACAGCGCATACGTGTGGACGTGCTTTCGCGCGACGGCAAACGCGAGAACTGGTTCGAAACGCTCGTGGAAGTGTATACCGTCAAGACCGTGCTCACGGCAAAGGCGTATATCGATAAGAACACGGCGATGACGAGCGACCTCTGCGAGGCCAGGGAATATCGCTCTGACCGCATACCGGCGGACAGCGTGACCGATGCGGCCGAGCTTGCAAATCGCATGACGAAGTATTATATTAAACGTGATAATATCGTGCGCCGCTTCCACCTCGCAGATACGATCGCGGTGCACAAAGGGGATACGGTTGACGTGCACATGAACGACGGCGCGATAATGCTTTCCGTGAAAGCGACCGCGCTCGCCGACGCCGGCGAGAACATGCGCGTGAAGCTCATGAACCCGACGACGAAACGCGAGTTCGCCGGCATCGTGCGAAAGGGCATCGTCTACGTCAGCAGATAG